A window of Shewanella mesophila contains these coding sequences:
- a CDS encoding DUF4397 domain-containing protein — translation MALLVALNEAHLVVLDKMASSDVRVVHGVANAPAVDVFLDGAATPAVDMLAFGDVTGYLNVPESDHTVTVAADASNNVIVIDEAPVTLTAGQSYSVLGVGSLGDDAIQPWGLMENRRAVVTKAKLNVAHASYSAGNVDIYLTPSGTKTVAIGPLNVGLAAGGLYGVATVDGQGGGAPLGVILTDDFIANM, via the coding sequence GTGGCGCTCTTGGTCGCACTTAACGAGGCCCATCTGGTAGTGCTAGACAAAATGGCTAGCAGCGATGTAAGAGTGGTACATGGTGTTGCCAATGCCCCTGCAGTCGATGTGTTTCTCGATGGCGCAGCGACTCCCGCAGTGGATATGCTAGCCTTCGGTGATGTAACGGGTTATCTCAATGTCCCAGAAAGTGATCACACAGTTACTGTTGCCGCAGATGCCAGCAATAACGTGATTGTGATCGATGAAGCCCCAGTTACCCTAACCGCAGGCCAAAGTTATAGCGTATTGGGTGTCGGCTCACTCGGTGATGACGCCATTCAGCCTTGGGGGTTAATGGAAAATCGCCGCGCCGTGGTAACTAAAGCTAAGCTCAATGTGGCTCATGCTTCTTATTCTGCCGGTAACGTCGATATCTATCTCACCCCATCAGGCACCAAAACAGTCGCCATTGGTCCACTTAATGTCGGCTTAGCCGCAGGTGGATTATACGGTGTGGCAACCGTCGATGGGCAAGGTGGCGGTGCACCGCTTGGCGTTATCCTAACGGATGATTTTATTGCCAATATGTAA